The Thalassotalea sp. 273M-4 genome includes a region encoding these proteins:
- a CDS encoding inorganic phosphate transporter, with amino-acid sequence MEILANYGTMLVLFAAAVGFIMAWGIGANDVANAMGTSVGSKALTIKQAIIIAMIFEFAGAYLAGGEVTSTIRKGIIDASYFVDIPEQLAFGMIAALLAAGTWLLIASYMGWPVSTTHSIVGAIIGFSAVGVGVETVAWGKVGGIVGSWIITPLIAGVFSFIIFNSAQKLIFDTDKPLEQARRWVPMYMFLAGFVLSLVTIKKGLKHIGLDLGTAEGFAWAIGVALIVALVGKFFIGRIKFKESKNMNEDYVNVEKVFAILMIITACCMAFAHGSNDVANAIGPLAAVVSIVENNGEIASKAALAWWILPLGGVGIVCGLALFGHRVIATIGKGITHLTPSRGFAAELAAACTVVVASGTGLPISTTQTLVGAVLGVGMARGIAAINLTVVRNIVVSWVVTLPVGALLSIMFFWTIKGALS; translated from the coding sequence ATGGAAATTCTAGCTAATTACGGAACCATGTTGGTTCTATTTGCTGCCGCCGTAGGTTTTATTATGGCATGGGGTATTGGTGCGAACGATGTTGCTAACGCAATGGGCACCTCGGTAGGCTCTAAAGCCCTAACCATTAAACAAGCGATTATTATCGCGATGATTTTTGAATTTGCTGGCGCTTACCTTGCTGGTGGTGAAGTAACTTCGACCATTCGTAAAGGCATTATTGATGCAAGCTATTTTGTTGATATTCCAGAGCAACTAGCTTTTGGTATGATTGCCGCTCTACTTGCTGCTGGTACTTGGTTGCTAATCGCTTCTTACATGGGCTGGCCAGTATCAACCACTCACTCAATCGTTGGTGCCATCATTGGTTTCTCAGCCGTTGGTGTTGGCGTTGAAACCGTTGCCTGGGGCAAAGTAGGTGGTATTGTTGGTTCGTGGATTATAACCCCATTAATTGCGGGGGTGTTCTCTTTCATTATTTTCAACAGTGCCCAAAAATTAATTTTTGACACCGATAAGCCACTTGAACAAGCTCGTCGTTGGGTACCAATGTACATGTTCTTAGCCGGCTTTGTATTGTCTTTAGTGACCATTAAAAAAGGTCTAAAACACATTGGTTTAGACTTAGGCACCGCAGAAGGTTTTGCCTGGGCTATTGGTGTTGCATTGATAGTAGCTTTAGTGGGTAAGTTTTTCATTGGCCGCATTAAGTTTAAAGAATCAAAGAACATGAACGAAGACTACGTGAACGTAGAAAAAGTGTTTGCGATTTTGATGATCATTACGGCATGTTGTATGGCTTTCGCACACGGTTCAAACGATGTTGCTAATGCCATTGGCCCATTAGCCGCGGTGGTCAGCATCGTTGAAAATAATGGTGAAATTGCTTCTAAAGCAGCGCTAGCTTGGTGGATCCTTCCTCTTGGTGGTGTCGGTATAGTGTGTGGTTTGGCTTTATTTGGTCATCGCGTAATTGCGACCATTGGTAAAGGTATTACCCACTTAACACCTAGCCGTGGTTTTGCCGCAGAATTAGCCGCTGCATGTACTGTCGTTGTTGCATCTGGTACTGGTTTACCTATTTCGACCACTCAAACTCTTGTGGGGGCGGTTTTAGGTGTCGGTATGGCTCGTGGTATTGCTGCCATTAACCTTACTGTGGTACGTAACATAGTGGTTTCATGGGTTGTTACCCTACCAGTGGGTGCATTATTATCGATAATGTTCTTCTGGACCATTAAAGGTGCACTAAGCTAA
- the cysN gene encoding sulfate adenylyltransferase subunit CysN, translated as MTNEQVLLENDIEGYLKQHENKDMLRFLTCGNVDDGKSTLIGRLLHDSKLIFEDHLDAIKNDSKKFNTTDAEFDLALLVDGLQSEREQGITIDVAYRYFATEKRKFIIADCPGHEQYTRNMATGASNCDLAIVIIDARYGVQTQTKRHSYIASLLGIKHIIVAVNKMDLIGYDQDEYRKIKNDYKQFAEQIKLKDVRFVPISALNGDNVVNHSTHMDWYPGATLMALLDTVKISDDKNLDDFRLPVQYVTRPNLDFRGFCGTIAAGVINVGDVITALPSGKSSTVKSIVTADGELISAFNGQAITLTLTDEIDISRGDVIVKSNKLSTVSKQFEANIVWMSDAALQPGKEYELKLASKNTYGKIEKINYRVDVNTLEHHQEDEMKLNEIANCVVTTTSAVVIDKYEQVKGTGSFVIIDRLTNITVGAGMISKTLVDDIEQSETREYSITEKELNAFIRKQFPEWGCKAI; from the coding sequence ATGACAAACGAACAAGTACTACTGGAAAATGACATTGAAGGCTACCTAAAACAACATGAAAATAAAGACATGTTGAGGTTTTTAACCTGTGGCAATGTCGATGATGGCAAGTCTACTTTGATCGGTCGACTATTGCATGACTCAAAATTAATTTTTGAAGATCATTTAGATGCGATTAAAAACGATTCCAAAAAGTTTAACACTACAGATGCCGAATTTGATCTCGCGTTGTTGGTCGATGGCTTACAATCAGAGCGCGAGCAGGGCATTACCATCGATGTGGCCTATCGTTATTTTGCTACCGAAAAACGTAAATTTATTATCGCCGACTGCCCCGGACACGAACAATATACCCGCAATATGGCGACAGGGGCTTCAAATTGTGACTTGGCCATTGTGATCATTGATGCGCGTTATGGGGTGCAAACCCAAACCAAGCGACACAGTTATATTGCTTCTTTACTGGGCATTAAACACATCATTGTTGCGGTCAATAAAATGGATTTAATTGGTTACGATCAAGATGAATATCGAAAAATTAAAAATGACTATAAACAGTTCGCTGAGCAAATAAAATTAAAAGATGTGCGCTTTGTGCCTATTTCAGCGCTTAACGGCGATAATGTGGTAAACCATTCAACCCATATGGACTGGTATCCCGGTGCGACGTTAATGGCTTTGCTCGATACGGTTAAAATATCAGATGACAAAAACCTCGATGACTTTCGTTTACCAGTGCAATATGTGACGCGACCAAATCTCGATTTTAGAGGCTTTTGTGGCACCATAGCCGCTGGGGTTATTAATGTTGGTGATGTGATCACTGCCTTACCTTCGGGTAAATCTTCAACCGTAAAGTCTATTGTAACCGCGGACGGTGAACTCATATCGGCTTTTAATGGCCAAGCAATAACTCTGACGCTAACCGATGAAATAGATATTTCTCGAGGTGATGTGATTGTTAAGTCAAACAAACTGTCTACGGTTAGCAAGCAGTTTGAAGCCAATATTGTTTGGATGAGTGACGCTGCATTACAACCTGGCAAAGAATACGAACTCAAGCTCGCAAGCAAAAATACTTATGGCAAAATAGAAAAAATCAATTACCGAGTTGATGTTAACACCCTAGAACACCACCAAGAAGATGAAATGAAGCTTAATGAAATTGCCAATTGTGTGGTGACGACAACATCTGCGGTGGTCATTGATAAATACGAGCAAGTGAAAGGCACTGGGTCATTTGTTATTATCGATCGATTAACTAACATTACCGTAGGGGCAGGGATGATTTCGAAAACCTTGGTGGATGACATTGAGCAAAGCGAAACCCGCGAATACTCAATTACCGAGAAAGAGCTCAATGCGTTTATTCGAAAACAATTTCCTGAGTGGGGCTGCAAAGCCATCTAG
- a CDS encoding SLC13 family permease — translation MFSFDQSAMIVIFIATLLGLVKYQNAPEKVFGFATIACLSMGYVSVNELLINAINPGLVTLIILISCSFAFERTSFLRVLASGLINRSIVASYIKTLLSTALASAILNNTAVVATLISPIKNNKFINPGRLLLPLSYAAILGGTLTLVGTSTNLIINSMLIEQGSEGFNFFDFTLIGLCAMSVCFVVLFLRLRTLPKTHLGQKADKHYFVEAEVVADSKLIGRSIEENGLRSMDSLFLIEIIRHGHLISPVTPEEYIQQGDVLIFTGDISKVFMLQQFDGLQLYAEKDGLLRDDLTEVLIKPGSAIIGLTLKRAGFRARFDAAVVAIRREGSTLSGKIGDVIIQSGDFFVLAAGKDFPTRTNLSKNFFILTGLEPENMLSGWRDKFTLFGFLGAISTSVLLSIPLLNCLIFYLAALFAFKCLSINEIKRRFPLEIWIIVVSALTLATALENTQTSTLIADFVHQFLAGKSVFAAFVAVFVITLVMTEVITNNAAAALIFPIAYNMALGFEVSPLPFVMAVAFGASGSFMSPYGYQTNVMVYSAGNYKLLDFVKFGAPISLTYAIVVLYVIPIVFPF, via the coding sequence ATGTTCAGTTTTGACCAAAGCGCCATGATTGTTATTTTTATCGCAACCTTACTCGGATTGGTTAAATACCAAAATGCGCCTGAAAAAGTGTTTGGTTTTGCGACCATTGCTTGCTTGTCGATGGGGTATGTTAGTGTTAACGAGCTCTTGATTAATGCCATCAACCCAGGCCTTGTTACGTTAATTATTTTGATCAGTTGCTCCTTTGCGTTTGAACGCACCAGCTTTTTACGGGTACTTGCATCCGGATTAATTAACCGTTCCATTGTTGCCTCATACATAAAAACTTTACTGTCTACTGCATTGGCATCGGCCATTTTAAATAATACGGCGGTTGTTGCGACCCTTATATCCCCGATTAAAAACAATAAATTTATCAATCCAGGTCGCTTGTTATTACCCTTATCTTATGCGGCTATTTTAGGGGGAACCTTGACCCTTGTTGGCACATCAACAAATTTAATCATCAATTCAATGTTAATAGAGCAAGGCTCAGAGGGTTTTAACTTTTTTGATTTTACCCTTATAGGCCTATGCGCAATGTCGGTCTGTTTTGTGGTGTTGTTTTTAAGGCTTAGGACTTTACCCAAGACACATTTAGGTCAAAAAGCCGATAAGCATTATTTTGTGGAGGCAGAGGTTGTTGCTGATTCAAAACTTATCGGGCGTTCAATCGAAGAAAATGGTCTTCGAAGTATGGATTCTTTATTTTTAATTGAGATCATTCGACATGGGCACTTGATATCGCCCGTTACCCCAGAAGAATACATTCAACAAGGTGACGTCCTTATTTTTACGGGGGATATTTCTAAAGTTTTTATGCTACAACAATTTGACGGTTTGCAACTGTACGCTGAAAAAGACGGCTTGTTACGAGATGATTTAACCGAGGTCTTGATTAAACCTGGATCTGCGATTATTGGTTTAACGCTTAAGCGAGCAGGTTTTCGGGCAAGATTTGATGCTGCTGTTGTGGCGATTCGTCGCGAAGGGTCAACGTTATCCGGTAAAATTGGTGACGTGATCATTCAATCGGGTGATTTCTTCGTGTTAGCTGCGGGTAAAGATTTTCCCACTCGCACCAATTTAAGTAAGAACTTTTTTATTTTAACCGGCCTTGAACCTGAAAATATGTTGTCGGGATGGCGAGATAAATTCACCTTATTTGGCTTTTTAGGCGCCATTTCGACGTCGGTGTTGCTGTCTATTCCACTATTAAATTGCCTGATTTTTTATTTAGCTGCACTCTTTGCCTTTAAATGCTTGTCGATTAATGAAATAAAACGTCGATTCCCGCTTGAAATATGGATTATTGTGGTCAGTGCCTTAACCCTCGCAACGGCATTAGAAAATACGCAAACATCCACCTTAATCGCCGACTTTGTACACCAATTTTTGGCTGGAAAATCGGTCTTTGCGGCCTTTGTTGCCGTCTTTGTCATAACACTGGTAATGACCGAAGTCATCACGAACAACGCGGCAGCCGCGTTGATTTTCCCTATCGCCTATAATATGGCGCTTGGCTTTGAGGTCAGTCCTTTGCCTTTTGTGATGGCGGTTGCATTCGGTGCCAGTGGCAGTTTTATGAGCCCTTATGGTTATCAAACCAATGTGATGGTATATAGCGCCGGTAATTATAAATTACTCGACTTTGTAAAATTTGGAGCGCCCATTTCATTAACTTATGCCATCGTTGTCCTATATGTGATCCCTATTGTTTTCCCTTTTTAG